In Leptotrichia buccalis C-1013-b, the genomic window TACAAGCGCAAAAATTTCATACTCATATTCTCCAGTTTTAACAGTACCTTTCAATGCATTTTCAATAAATTTTCGACTTTCTGAATTTAATTTTTCCTTTTCCTTTGACAATTTCATTCTGTAACTATTTTTCAATTTGTCAGGAATACTGTAATCTATTACCATAATAAATTCTCCTTATAAATTATTTATTAAATATTTATTTTAAAACATTTTTCTCAATCTAGTTTTTAAACTACTTTATTTAATAACAGTTTTTCCTAATATTTTTTATTTTAATCATTGGCGAATATTAATTACCACATTCTCCCAGCTAACATCGTAAGTCTAACAAATGTCAACTCGTCATTCTCGTTCAAATTTACCTCACTATGTATTTCTCCCACTTCTTCATCATTCACAAAAATTCTGTAAATTCCATCTTCATAACTTTGCAGTGCATTTTCAATCGCCTTTTCCAAATCCTGCTTTTGTTCATTATAATCTACCCCAAACGAAATTTTTCCAGCATCCGACAAATCATTAATTTTCTTATCAGTCAAATACGGAACAATGTCGTTTTCAGTAGAACCTTCATTAAATTTTTTCACATTTATTGTAACAAATTCTGTCAAAAGTTCCTTTACAGTCTTTATTTCTTCATTAATTTCGTATTCTTTCTTATCAATTTTATTTTTTTTCTTTCCAATTTGTTTTACATTTACATAAACTTTCATATTTTTTCATTCACTTTCATTATTTTTTTATATTTTATCATATATTCCTGTTATTTAACATTGCGAAAACTTTTAAAATAAGCTCGAATTTTCATAACTATAGAAAAAATATTTTAAAACCGAACTCAAAAATTATAACGATATTATTCAAAATCTAAGATTGTTTTATTTTTACGAGTTTAATTATATACTCGAACCCTTTTAAAATAGAACTGCTAAAAATTGAAAAATCTAGGGTTTGAGTAAAATAGTCATATCTTTTGAGTTCAGTTTTAAGGCAGTTTTACTATAAAACAAGAATTTAAAAATACTTATAAAAAAATCAGCCTTCATACAAAGACTGATAATTAATTATTATTTATTGTTTAGCTGTAAATATTTTTCTCCTTTTTCAGAAAGTTTATAAACCGTGCTATCCACATAAATATATTTTTCCTTTTTAGCTTTTTCAATAACTTTATTTAAAAATCCTTTATTCCAACGTAAATGATTATCAATAGTGTCAATTCCACATTCATCTTTTTCCTGCTTAGTATTTACATGGTTTGATAAATGGATTAGCAAAATTCTGACAGAAAAAGTCATTTTTTGAGTTCTTTTTCGATTTATTGTAAAAATAAGTCCTTTTTTGGGAGAAAAAATTAGTGTTAAAAGGAAAATTACTCCGATTGCAACTGCGATACTTCCTGCAATTGAAATGTCAAAAAATCTTGCAAAATGAAATCCAATGATACTTGCCACAGCTCCCAAAACGAGACTTAATCCTATCATTACTTTTAGCTTATCTGTTAATAAATACGCTGTAATTGGAGGCCCAATCATAAATGCAACCACCAGTATTGAACCTACTGCCTCAAATGAGGATACTGCTGTCATTGACACAAGCGACATTAGCATATAGTGAATTAATACTGGCTTCATTCCAAGTGTTATTGCAAGAGCCTTATCAAATACTGATATTTTTAATTCCTTGAAAAAAATAACGACAAAAGATAAGTTTATTAAAAATATTACAAAAGTTGTAACTAGCCCTTTTGCAACACTAAAACCAAATATCTGTACCCGATTAAATGGTGCGAATGCCAGTTCTCCCAATAATACCGAATCAACGTCCAAATGTACATTTCCAGCATATTTTGAAATCAAAATTACGGCAATACTGAATAGCAACGGGAAAACCACTCCAATTGCAGAATCTTCCTTAACAAGCCTTGTCGAATTAAGAAGTTCCACAAGGTAAACTGTTAAAACTCCAACTATTCCTGCACCTACTATTAACAAAGGAGAATTCAAATCATGAACTGCAAAAAATGCAACTACAATTCCAAGTAAGATAGTATGCGTAATCGCATCTGAAACCATCGCCATACTTTTTAAAACCAGAAATGTTCCCAAAATTGAGCAGGCACTTGCCACCATTATTGCAATTAACTGTATTTCAATTGAAAAATCCATAATTTATTTCCCCCTTTCCAAATTATTTATTTTAAAATTATTTAATCCAGCTTTTTTATTTTCAAGTTTTTCTCTAAATTCTTTTTTTCTTTTCTGATTTCTTATAATTTTAAATACAATCCCTCTTTTATTTGAAAAAAGAATACTAATAATTACGATTATGCTTATAATTATAACGATAACAGGCCCGGTAGGCAAATTACTTTCACTTATACTAATCAAAGTTCCAAGCAAACCTGATATTCCTCCAAAAAATGCTGCCAAAATTACCATGATTGAAAGTTTGTCTGTCCATTGCCGTGCAGCAACTGCTGGAGAAATAAGCATCGCACTTATTAAAATTACTCCTGCCGCCTGAATACCGATTATTACAGTAGTTACAATCAATATGGAAATCAATATTTCAATTTTTTTACTTGGAAATCCCAATGTTTTGGCAAAATCAGAGTCAAACGAAACAATTTTAAATTCCTTCCAGAAAAGAATAATTATAATTAAAAGAATAATCCCTGTAATGAAGATAATATTTACATCTCTTTTAATAAATGTCGATGCTTGCCCAAAAATAAATTTATTTAATCCCGATTTATTTGCACCTGGCAATTTATTCAAATAAGAAAGTAAAACTAATCCTAACCCAAAAAATACCGATAAAATCAATGCTAAAGCACTATCAAATTTTATTTTTGTATAATTTTGAATTAATTGAATTAAACCAATACATACAATTCCTGTTATTAAAGCACCTAGCAGTAAAATTTCTGTATTTTTTACATTTGTAAATAAAAAAGCTAAGCAAACTCCAGGAAGTGAAGCATGAGAAACGGCATCTCCCAATAAACTTTGCTTTCTTAAAACTGCAAAACAGCCAAGTATTCCTGAAACCATTCCAAGCAATAGACAACCAAGTGCAACTGTTCTGAATGTATGATCTGTTATAAGAAGATTTAATATATTCATTTTATCGCTCCTTTTCAATTTCAGACAGATTTCCATTATTTTGAGTTGCTTTTTTACTCTTATATGTTTTTTCAATATTTTCAGGAGTAAAAATTTCTTCCACAGGTCCAGAAGCTATAACAGACACATTTATAAATGTCACATAATCAAAATAATCCTTTACCGTCTGCAAATCATGATGAACAGCAATTACAGTTTTTTTCTCATCTCGCAATTTTTTTAAAATATTTACAATAGATTTTTCCGTTTTACTGTCGACACCTTGAAACGGCTCGTCCATAAAATATATTTCAGCATCCTGCACTAATGCCCGTGCCAAAAACACCCTTTGCTGTTGTCCCCCTGACAGCTGGCTTATCTGTCTGTCTGAAAACTCATCCATTTCCACCTTATGAATTGCTTCTTTCGTCTTTTCCTTATCAATTTTTCTAACTTTCTTTAACCACCCGACTTTTCCATAACGCCCCATTTCCACAACATCAAATACAGTAGTGGGAAAATCCCAGTCAACACTTCCTCTTTGTGGTACATAAGCTATCTTATCCCGCACTTTGCTATATTTTTCATCATAAAATTTTACTTCTCCAGTAACAGGCTTTAGCAAATCAAGCATTGCTTTAATTAAAGTAGATTTTCCAGCCCCATTCGGGCCTACTATAGCCATAAGAATCCCTTTTTTAATATCAAGCTCAACATCCCATAAAACAGGTTTATCCTCATAAGCTATCGTCAAATCTTCAACTCTTATAATAATATCATCAGAAACATTTTGATTCATTTTATTTTTCTCCTAAATTCTAAAAAGTATAACATAGCAAAACAACTTCTCAAGAATTTTTTATATTTATACAATAAAATAGGAATAATAAACAAAGTTGTTCTGCTATATTTTTTAATTATTTATATATTATTAATAAAAATAATTACCGATTATTTTAACGCATTTACAATTGTATCAGCATTTGCCTTAACTGTTTTAATATAAGTTTCAGAATTATGTGCTTTATCTCCCAATGAGTCTGAATACAATTCTCCACCTATCTTAACTTCTTTTCCTCTAGCTTTTACAGCTTCCTGCAATGCTTCTATACTTTTTTTCGGAACAGAAGATTCTACAAATATTGCTTTTATATTTCTTTGAACAATGAAATTAGCTAAGTCGCTTATGTTTTTTGTACCAGTTTCAGAATCTGTAGAAACTCCTTGTATTGCTTTTACTTGTAGTCCAAATTGTTCTCCAAAGTAGTTGAATGCATCGTGAGCTGTTACAAGAACTCTGCTTTTTTCAGGAATTTCATTAATTCTTGTTTTTACATAAGTTGTAAGTTCATTTAGTTCAGCTTTATATTTTTTTAGATTTTCTTTGTAGTAGTCGCTATTTTTAGGGTCAAATTTACTTAATTCAGCTTCTACAGCTTCAGCTTCTTTTTCCCATAATTCTGTATTGAACCATACATGCGGATCAGGAGTATTTTGGTCAACTAGATGAATTTTACTTTTATCCAGTTTATCTCCAACATTTAATATATTTTTGTTTTGAGAAGTTAATTTTTCAAAAATTTCTGTCATTTTACCTTCCAAATGTAGTCCACCATAGACTATAATGTCAGCATTTCCAAGTTTTTCAATATCTCCTGCACTAGCACTATACAAATGTGGATCTACTCCTTCTCCCATAAGTCCAGTAACTTCGACTTTATCTCCACCAATTGTTTTTACAAGATCAGAAAGCATTGTCGTTGTTGTCGTAACTTTTATTTTTTTACCGGATGTAGCTCCACCTTTTCCACAAGATATTAGTAGCATCATTGCTACACATACTGCGATTACTAAGTTTAATTTTGTTAATACGTTGTTTTTACTCATTATCTGTCTCCTCCAAATCTTTATTTTTTTTATAAACCTCAATCATATCTGCTGCATTAAAAGCCACTATTTTTTCATTATTTTGCTCACTTTTCAAATATATTGGTCCATTAAACGGATCTTTTCTTTCTACAATATATTTTTCTTTTAAATTTATATCCAAATCCCGTAGATAATCATATAATTCTATATTATCCTCCACACTTAATATAACAATTTCATCATCTTCCTCAGCTTCAGATAATTTTATAATATTTTCTTCATCCAAGTTTTCCAAATCATAGAAAATTGGACTGCCATGTGGACATTCCTTAGGATAAAATAAAAATTTTTCCAGTTTTTGGAGAAGTTTATCGCTCGTTACATGTTCCAGAATTTCTGCTTCTTTATGTACATCTTCTTTCTCATATCCTAGTTTTTCAAATAAAAAAACTTCCCAAACACGGTGTTTACGTATAATGTCTAATGCAAAATTATTTCCCTTTTCAGTAAGTTTTACTGTTTTTTTGTCAATAGTTAAATATTCATCATTTACCAGCTTTTTTATCATTTCGCTGACTGAAGCTGGAGAGATATTTAAATATTCTGCAAGTTTTTTATTGGAATATTCCTTTTTTTTCTTCAGAGTGTATATTCCCTTTAAATAATCTTCTATACTTCTGCTCATCCCAACTCCTTTCTATTTATTTAGCCTAGCCTAACCATATATTTAGGTCAGCCTAACAACAATATTATATTACCACCATATATTTAAATTGTCAAGATAGATTTAATAATTTTTTCAGATTTCAAAAAAAGCACACTTGCATTATTAAATGCTTGTGTACTTAAATAACAGAAAAATAAAATATTTAAAACTTAGATAAAACATGATTTCGAATGAATTATCCAAGTTTTTTATATAACTTTCTAAATCAATTTTAATGTTAATTTTCTCCATTTTTATTTTACAACATTTTTTTAAAATAAAGTGTAACTTTGGTTACAATAAAAAAATTCCTATTTTAAATTTTACTAAAAAATAATAGGAATTTTATTATATATTCAAAACTAGTTTGGTTTTATGGATATTTTACCATATTTTTATAATATTTACTAAAAATTTGTAGAAACAATTTTCATTTGAATTTTTTTTGTCTCATAAATTAATTCTTTTCATCATTATTATTTTTTGGAATAAATTTCCATAATGTTGGAACAAGCAATGTTACAGCAGTTGATTTTAATGCATCTCCTGGAAGGAAAGGCAATACACCAACCATGAATGCATTTTTACCTGGTAAAAATAATGATAATTGCAATGCACCTAATATCAAGATAATTGTACTAGAAAGTATTAATGAAAGAATTGTTTTTACGTAAGATTTTGTAACTCCTTTATCAGCTAAATATCCTAAAAGAATTGTAGAAACAATATATCCTAAAATATACCCTCCTGTTGGTGAAAATAAAGAACCTGCTTTAGCACCAGCAAAAATTGGAGCACCTAAACTACCTGCCGCAACATAGGAAAGGATTGTTGCAGTTCCTAATTTTCTGCCATATAGTAACGCCATTAATGTAACTCCAAATGTTCCAAGTGTTATTGGTACTGGAGTATAAGGTAATGGAATCATAACTTGAGCCATTAAACTCAAAAATGCTACTCCACCTAATACTAAAAGAACATTTTTTAAAATTTCTTTTTCTTTTGATTCAATTTTTACAATATTGCTAATTAAAGTATTTTGCTTCATAAGAAAACCTCCATAAATTTTATTTTTGTCAAATATTCCATAAATTGAATATACAAATGATTCATGAAATAATTTCCAAATTTTTCATTGTATTATAACACTTGTTATATAAAAAGTCAATTATATTTTGAGATAGAAATGAAGTCAAATACTTAAGAGCAAACAATAAAAATCACACTAAATTTCTCTTGGCTCTTTTTTTGAAATATTTTTGTTTGTGAGAGTTTTTCAATGTTTTTTTATTGGATTTCTACTTTGTCTTAAAAACAGAATATTAAAAAACTCTCTTTATAAGAAACGAAAAATCTGTTATTTAAATGGTAGAAAAAAATACTTTTCAATAAGATTTGTTGATTATATTCTAGATGATTTTCTCTAGTTAAGTACAAATTATTTGACCCTAAACATTTTATTCTATCTTGAAAAATAATATAATTGCTATTTGTTAGTTAAAATGATATAATTTGGACTAACTAATAATCTTAACAATATGTAAATCTATGAGGAGGAAAATAAAAAATGAAATTTTTAGACTTTTTGAAAAAATTTTTGATATTTTCATTAAAAGAAATATATTCATTCTTTTTAAAGATGTCGCTATTTATATTTGTAATTTTTATTATTGGAATTTCTGCAATTGCAATTTTTAGTTCCAAAGATAAAAATGAAAAAATGAAAAAAAGCTATGAATATATACTTTTTAATGTTTCTGACGTTACAGAAGATAAAATTGTCGGTTCAAATTTTTTATCAGATGAAAAATTATCATACATGGATATTTTAAATAGTTTGGATGATATTAAAAATAATAATCAAGTAAAAGGTGTTGTTATTGCTTTAGACACTATAAACTTATCATCTGCTAAAATTGAGGAACTAATTAAAAAATTTGAAGAATTAAAAGCAAATAATAAAAAAGTATATGCTTTTGGTGCTTATATCACAAATTCCAATTATAAACTGGCTTCCATAGCAGATGAAGTTGTTATGGTACCGTCCGCTTCAGCAAGCCTAGATTTGACAGGATATCATTATTCAGATCTTTATTATAAGGGGCTATTTGATAAGATTGGAGTAAATATGGAAGTTGTCCGTATTGGAAACTATAAGTCTTATGGGGAAGAATATATTGGAAATGATATGACGCCGGAATTACGTTCTGAATTGACAAGAATTTTGGAAAACAGATACAACAAATTTATTACTGATGTTGCTAAAAACCGTAAAGTTGATAAAAATGCTTTGAATAACGATATTGTAAATGGAAATATTACTAATTTAACACCATTTTCAGCACGTGATAAAGGTTTAGTTGATAAATTGGAACAATTTTCTACTTTTACAGAACGATTGAATATTCGTGAAGATAATATTGCAGATATTACAGATTACTATCAAAAAAGAGTACAATATGAAAAAACTGGAAATTCAAGAAATGGAACTATCGCTGTAATTTATGCTGAAGGTTCGATTTTATATGATGCAAACGGCGTTACAGAAGGAACTATTACACCTGACAATATTCTTCAAAAAATTGAAAAAGCTACACAAACTAAAAATTTAAAAGGGATTGTACTTCGTGTAAATTCAGGTGGAGGTTCGGCACTTGCTTCTGAAGTGATTTATCAGGAACTGTCAAAACTGAAGATTCCAGTTTATGTTTCAATGGCGGATACTGCTGCTTCTGGAGGTTATTATATCTCAACGGCAGGAAAAAAAGTCTTTGCAAACAGTGCTACGATTACTGGCTCAATCGGTGTAGTTTCAATGCTGCCTAAATTATACAATGCCCAAGATAAATATGGGGTTCGTTCAAATTCAATATCAAAAGGAAGATATTCCGATATTAATGATAGTTTTGCTCCATTATCAGAGGAATCACGTGCTAAAATCAGTCAATCAATGGAAGAAACATACAAAGAATTTAAATCACGAGTTTCCAAAAATCGTAAAATTGATGAAAATACTCTTGAAAATTATGCACAAGGGAAAATTTGGCTTGGAGATGAAGCTAAGGATATAAAACTGGTTGATGGGATTGCGAGCCTTGATGAAGTTATAAAAATTATGGCAAAAGATTTGAACTTACGTAAGAATTATGCTGTGGAAAATATTTATCTGGAAGAAGATTTTTCTCAAAAATTAAAATCCCTTTCAAATATGATTACAGCAAAATTCAATTTATCTGCACAACTGGAAAAAAGTATTCCACAAGCTAAAAAAGCATTTAATGAATACGATTTTGCAATGCAAAATCAAAATAAACCATTGTATTATTTAACATACAAATTAAATTTATACTAAAAATAAATTTTTAAACGGAGAAAATAAAAATTATTTATTAAAACTCCGTTTTTTATTTGATTTATAAAAATTAAAGGAAGTAAAATTAATGAAAATTCAAAATAAAACTGGTATTTATACAATAAATTATGATAAAATTGTAGGTTTTAAAGAGAGGGTAACGAGGTTTACAGTCAAATTTAGCTTTAAAAAAAATTTAAATTCTAAAGAAAATCCGAAAGAAGATTTTGCACATTTACACGATACGGGACGATTAACAGAATTACTTATTGATGGAGCTGAACTACTGATAAAAGAAGCAGACAGAAAAAATCTGAAACGTAAGACAAAATGGGATGTTATTGCGGTAAAAGTTCATGGAGAAATTATTCTTATAAATACAGCTTTTCATCGTTATATTACAGAATCAATATTTCATAATGAAAAAATTTCTCCTTTTGAAAAACCTTTATATATAAAGCCAGAAATTAAATATAACAACAGCAAATTGGACTTTTATCTGGAAACTGAAAAAGATAAAATTTACATTGAAGTAAAAGGCTGTACTTTAGTAAATGGCAATACTGCCCAATTTCCAGGCTCTCCTTCCACAAGGGCAATAAAACATTTAAAAGAATTGATAGAACTTAAAAAAGAAGGTTTTAGAACAGCTGTGATAATTTTAATATTCAGGAAATCAGAAATCTTTGCTCCTGAACACACTATAGATAAGAAATTTTCAGAAACTTTTTATGAAGCATTGGAAAATGGAGTGGAAATTTATCCTATTCTATTAAAGTATGGAGAAGATGGAAATGTATATTTTGAAAAAAATGTAGAAATAGCTGAAAAATCATTTTAATATTAATTTTAAAAAAGTTTACCATATCAATAAATTTAAGCTGTTTTGTGTTCAAATTCTAAAATATAATTTAAAATAAAAAAAACTGCACCTTCTGTTTTGTGTCTAAGATTTTAGGTGTAGTTCATTTATTTTTGGTACAGTCTTTTTTGAGCAATATGATGTAAAGATTCTATATTTAAATATTTTTATTCTATTATTTCTTTCTTCTTCTTTGAGATTCCTCTTTTTTTACTGGATGTTGTTTTATAAAGTTTTTAATTCTTTTATCGTCTTTACCTGGTGATTTCTTTTTAGGCGGTAATTTCTTTTTGGGTTGACTAATATTAGTTTTTGGTTTTCGTATATTTGTAGGCGGAACAGCAAATGACACTATTGATATTCCTGTAATTCCTAAAACTGCGATTATTTTCTTTAAAGTATTTTTCATATAAATCACTCCATTCAAATTTTTATTTCTTTTCTAGAACACTAATATAGTATCATTTAATTTTGTCAAAATTATGTAAAATTTATGTCTTTTTTGTGAAGTTTAAAAATTTATTTTTTTAAATATAAAAATATGATTAAAAAATAATTGACAAAAGTTAAAAAATATAGTATTATTTAAATATAGTTAAAATAAAATTAATAAAAAGGAAGGAAAATGGATTATTATAGAATACTAGAAATAAAAGAAGATGCCGATTTTTCAGAAATAAAGAAGAAATATAGAAAATTGGCGATAAAATATCATCCTGACAAAAATCCTGGAGATGATGAAGCTGTAAAAAAGTTTCGGGAAATAACAGAGGCTTATGAAGTTCTTGGAGATGAGAAAAAGAGGAAGGAGTATGACAACAAGAGAAAATTTAAAAATGGACAGGAAAATAATAAAAATAAAAATTTAAAAAATAAAAATAATTTTTCTGATAATAATTTCTCGTTTGGAAAAGAATTTTTTAAAAGTGCGAGTGAAATGAAAGAAATGTTTGAAAATAGTTTTAATTTGAATAAGATGGGGAAGAAAAAGGTGGAGATGGAAAAGGAGAATATTAAAGGGCGGTTTGAAAATTTTTTTGATATGCAGAGTAAAAAATAAAATTATATTTTTGAAAAGGCAAGTTTTATTTAATTTGTATAATTTGCAATTTATATGGAAAGGAAAGTAATTATGTTTTGGATTTTTAGGAGAATTTTTGGAAATTTTAGGAATATTTTTAGAAAACCGCTTGGTCGTGGGAGTATTTATAGGCTCGAAAGATTAAGAAGTGTTACAGGAATTAAAAAAAATAAAAATTTTAATATTGAAAAAAATAGCATTAGTGTGGATAAGGGAATTAAAAAATATGAAAAACGGAAATTAAATGCTAGAAACCAGAAAAGTTACAAGTTTTTGAGCCTAAAAAATATTTTAATAATGTTAATTTTGATTATTACATTTGTTTTTGTACATTTTTCTGGATATTCAACAAAGAGCCTTTATCTTTCAATATTTGTTTACATTGGAGTTACACTTTATTTACTTATTGTGGAAAGATTTTTTGAGAAAGTTGAAGTGGAGGAGGAAATTAGAAATATAAAGAACGAGCGGGAAAGAGAGCATAGTGTGTTTTTAGAAAGAGTCAAGGAAATAGAGAATTTAGAGAAAAAGCAGATTGAGCATATATTTTTGAAAGATTCAGAAGATTATGATATGAAAATCTGGAAAGTTGGAAGAGCGACTTCACTTCTGATTGGAAAAGAAACGCCTAGAAATCGGGTGGATATAGATGTGAGTGAAGGAATTTATTCTAACTTGGTTAGCAGAGCTCACGGGATTTTAAATCGAGTGAATGGAATTTGGTATTACGAAGATTTAGGTTCTCAGAATGGAAGTGGAATCGAGAGAAATTTAGACAAGCGAAAAATGAAATTAAAGAAAAATATACCAGTAAAAGTAGAATCTGGAGATATAATTTATTTGGCGACTACAAAAATATTATTAAAGTAATTTAAAAATGAATAAATAGGAGGAAAAATTTAAAATGAAGTTGGATAGATGTAAAAATGGACATATGTATGATGTTTCAAGATATAGCTTGTGTCCGTACTGCAAATCTGAAGGATTGGAAACAGAAGTTCTGGAAGATAAAATTAATTTAGTGGAAGAAATGGAAGATGAGGATAGAACGACTGCATATTGGTCAAAAGATAGCGTGGTTGACCCTGTTGTGGGATGGATTACGTGTATTGAAGGACATGACAAGGGGAAAGACTACAGGATTGTGAGCGAAAGGAATTTTATTGGACGTGGTGAGAATATGAATATTCAAATTTTAGGAGACAGCATGATTTCAAGAAAAAATCATTGTTCAATAAGCTATAATCCTAAACAGCGAAAATTTATGCTAACTCCTGGAGATGCCAACGGACTTATATATTTGAACGGAGAAGCTGTTTATAATACAGTTGAGTTGCGGGCTTATTCAGTTATGGAAATGGGAGAAAGTAAATTTGTGTTTGTGAATTTGTGTGGAGATTATTTTGACTGGGAAAAGGAGAAATCGAGAGAAGACGATTCTGAAAAATTCAGAAATAAAAATTTTAGGAAAAAAAGTAGTAAAAAGGGAAATTTAGAAGTAAAAATTGAAGATTATGAAGAAATGTTTCAAAACTAAGTTGGAAAAATCTAAATATACTCGAACCTATTTAAAATTGAACTATTAAAAATTATATAAACTCAGGGTTTGAGTAAAATAGTCATAGCCTTTGAGTTCGGTTTTAAAGTAATTTTACTATAAATTTAGAATTTTGATAAAAAGCTATAATTTTAGAAAAAAATGATTTTACTTAAAAAATTAAAAATAAATATAAGGGGAGAAATTGGGGAATGAGGAAAGATGAAGCAAAATTTATTACAAAATTTTTGAGTGAAGCTGGAACAAAGGCTGAAAATAGTGATTTTTTTGGATATGTTTTGCTTGATAATTATGCAATCTGGGTTGTGGCGGATGGATTTGATGAAGAAAATGGGGCAAAGATAGCTGCAAAAATAGCAGTAGAATCTGTAATCGAATATTTTATGCTACGTCCACGATTTAACTATGAAGTAATAAAGGAAATGATGAACTATGCAAATCTGAAAGTAAAGGAAAAACAGGAAGAAACTCAAAAATATTCTCTTATGCACACTTCCCTATTAATTATTATCAGCAATTACAATTCAATTTTATATGGAAATATAGGAAACACAAGATTTTATCACATTAGAGGAGGCTATATCGTTTCTCAGAGCAGTGATGATACGATTGCACAGCTTCTGGTAGAAGAAAAAGCGTTAAATACATCCGATATGCGATTTCATAGGCAAAGAAATGATTTGCTGCAGGCAATTGGAGATTTTGGAAAAATTAAGCCAAATATTATAAAAGAGCCGATTGAACTGCTTGAAAAAGATATTTTTTGTATGACAACAGTTGGTTTTTGGGAAAATATTGACGATTACGATATGGAAAATGATTTATCTCGGTTTGAAGATAAGAAGCAATGGCTAAATTCGTTGGAAAAACGGATACTTGCATCTTTAAGGGAGAATATTGAAAATTATACAATTGCAGGAGTGGAAATTCAGGCTGTTGCAAGTAAGGAGCCAATGGAAAAAGATAAAGCTAAAATTATAAAAAAGATAGCTTTGGGAGTATTAATTGCAGTTGTAATTATTTTATTTATTGTGATTTGGAATGTAAAAAGGAGAAATAATATTTTACAGGCGGCAACACAGTATGAAAAGCTGGCAGATGAGGAAGTAATAAGGAAAAATTTTAATAATTCGATTGATAATTTGAAATTGGAAATTGGAGAATATGAAAAGTTAAAGCCGAAAAGCAGAGGAGTAATAGGCTTCCTTACAAATGCTGAAAATAAGAGAATGGAAGCGGATAAAAAAATTAAGGAAATAAGCAAAAAAATTGATGAAACTGAAAAATTGAAAAGGGCGTTTTCGGATATTAATGAAGGAAATGAAATGTTTAACAGCGGAAATTATGATGAAGCAAATGTAAAATATCAGCAAGC contains:
- a CDS encoding PP2C family protein-serine/threonine phosphatase, which translates into the protein MRKDEAKFITKFLSEAGTKAENSDFFGYVLLDNYAIWVVADGFDEENGAKIAAKIAVESVIEYFMLRPRFNYEVIKEMMNYANLKVKEKQEETQKYSLMHTSLLIIISNYNSILYGNIGNTRFYHIRGGYIVSQSSDDTIAQLLVEEKALNTSDMRFHRQRNDLLQAIGDFGKIKPNIIKEPIELLEKDIFCMTTVGFWENIDDYDMENDLSRFEDKKQWLNSLEKRILASLRENIENYTIAGVEIQAVASKEPMEKDKAKIIKKIALGVLIAVVIILFIVIWNVKRRNNILQAATQYEKLADEEVIRKNFNNSIDNLKLEIGEYEKLKPKSRGVIGFLTNAENKRMEADKKIKEISKKIDETEKLKRAFSDINEGNEMFNSGNYDEANVKYQQAKYNLNENSYKRDELNTEEILTTLDSRINSTVKLKEAKSLETAGDNAVTQGSYNLAKVSYKNASDMYLENGRADYVSQVEKKLENIAEKEKTAYSGAMLAENKGDSLAQSNINSSREAYYQARQMYQVLGDTVKVGEIDNKIQELNSQQNAELQTANNLVQEGLSQITANNPAQAISIFTQAKNIYRKMKDENNAKAVEKFINQAQEFIKFESQNAEKLKQQEIEYSEQLKQQQMQAQQELSIKETEIKAQQQEMEKERERREEISRKMENAINLEIQADTMVINGNYEESISKYENAKKILEEINETGNFGNQMAKIEDLNKKIGKSEGYLLKQKGDENFKNKKWKEAVEEFKGAKDNLQKNGAKKEEIEEIEKKLKKAEKKANRKWWQFWKIF